The Kosmotoga olearia TBF 19.5.1 sequence CCTCACGAGCAAGAGCTTCTTTCTGTTCATCGTTTGAGAATAATAAAACCTTGTTAAACTTCGATATCGCACTATTATAATCCCCGAGTTTAAGGTAATCGAAACCGCTTGTGAGAGCCTCGTCTATCTTTACACAGGAAGTAACCGCGAGTAGCAACAATAGTAAAGTTACAACACTCAAAACAGTCTTCTTCACGATGAACGCCAGCAGAAGGTTCCTCATTTCAATACAGAGTGGTGTGCTGGCTCCCTCCTTTCTTATATTGTTTTTACCTAGTTGAAAAATTTGCTGTTAACGTTGCCATTTGCTTTTTTATTTTAATCCTTTTCTACTCACCACCCAAGAAAAAACAACAGGCTACCTGTCGCTACATACACTTAAAAGCATTTTGATTAAATTCTCAACGTCGGGTAGATTTGCCGTTGAAAAGCATGATATAAATATGATATAAGTAGTATCATGAGAAAAAAGGAGCAAACACTATGAATAATAGAAGAAAATGCCTGATTATCTGGATAATTTCTGTTTTCTTAATTGCGATTTCTGCTATAAAGATAACCATGCCGTTCATTCAAAGTGAATCCGTTAAAAACGTGGTTTACAACAGTGTCAACAAGATCAAAACCCATTCGGGAAACTTTTCCTTTGCTGTCCTGGGGGATAACAAGAATTCAATCTCAACCTTTGGAAAGATAATTGAGCAGATCAACACCAACCCCGAGATCACATTCGTTGTGAATACTGGAGACATGGTGTTCGATGGAAGTGTAACAAAATACAACTTTTTTTTGAAACAGCTTTCTAAGCTACAAAAGCCATTTATTCCTGTCCCGGGAAATCACGACATTGCCGATGGTGGTATGAATAATTACGTCGAATTCTTCGGTCCTCTGTATTACGCGTTCGCCGTTGATCAGGTCTATTTCATAGTTCTTGATAGTTCCAACGAAGAGACCATAGGTGCCTGGCAGATGAAATGGCTGGAAGAACAATTGAAAAACTCACAAAAACACAAATACAGGTTTGTTTTTCTTCACGTACCTATCTTCGATCCGAGACTTCCAATGGATAAACAACCCGGACATTCATTAAAAAACACAAAAAACGCCATGGAACTACTGAAGCTTCTACAAAAATATAACGTTACAATGGTTTTTGCCGGCCACATCCACGGATATTTCAGAGGAGAATGGGAAGGTGTTCCGTATATCGTAACCGGTGGTGCTGGAGCGGAATTGGTTGGTTTGAACAAAGAACATTATTTTTATCACTATTTGATAGTCCGTGTAAAAGATACCGGCATTGATTATGAAGTTGTGAAGGTTAACTCCCCGGATTTCAACGTAATAGAC is a genomic window containing:
- a CDS encoding metallophosphoesterase family protein; the encoded protein is MNNRRKCLIIWIISVFLIAISAIKITMPFIQSESVKNVVYNSVNKIKTHSGNFSFAVLGDNKNSISTFGKIIEQINTNPEITFVVNTGDMVFDGSVTKYNFFLKQLSKLQKPFIPVPGNHDIADGGMNNYVEFFGPLYYAFAVDQVYFIVLDSSNEETIGAWQMKWLEEQLKNSQKHKYRFVFLHVPIFDPRLPMDKQPGHSLKNTKNAMELLKLLQKYNVTMVFAGHIHGYFRGEWEGVPYIVTGGAGAELVGLNKEHYFYHYLIVRVKDTGIDYEVVKVNSPDFNVIDRIGAFLWLYLYSFVVINYWWIVFIIGVFIFTILLVRGFKKEIMNIWRWLMKRRIIRFISRLFVESKPH